One window of the Pelomicrobium methylotrophicum genome contains the following:
- a CDS encoding 3-hydroxyacyl-CoA dehydrogenase/enoyl-CoA hydratase family protein: protein MPIVAAKNIHIRKVAVLGAGVMGAQIAAHLANARVEPLLFELAAKEGDPNANALKAIDGLRKLDPSPLALPAYADRIQPANYDQHLEWLRECDIVIEAISERRDWKADLYRKVAPYLSERTIFTTNTSGLSINQLAEALPQNLRSRFCGVHFFNPPRYMHLVELIPAQMTDPAILDELERFLVTTLGKGVIRAKDTPNFIANRVGVFSLLATIHHAERLGLRFDLVDKLTGPLIGRPKSATFRTADVVGLDTFAHVVRTMQETLPDDPWHRYYEIPVWLKSLIDQGALGQKAKRGVYQKIGQAIHVLDPERGDYVPADAEADEEVVRILRGKDVAEKFARLRASSHPQAQFIWSIYRDTWHYCAVHLAQIANNARDVDLAIRWGFGWDRGPFELWQAAGWGQVARWLSEDIAAGGTMASVPLPAWAADPSRTGVHAPEGSYSPSANAYQGRSTLVVYKRQPFPDRLIGEEARYGETIFETEAVRCWHTGDDIAILSFKTKMHAIDEDVLEGTLRAIDEAERRFMGLIIWQTEPPFSVGANLAQVSDSMKNKGEPPSTFDNLVKRLKRQAASFVMKVARSLNVADKLQAGVLARIEKVVEQFQDTTQALKYSMVPTVAAVDGLALGGGCEFVMHCDRAVVSLESYIGLVEAGVGLLPAGGGCKEFALRAVHQAQGGDLFPFLKRAFETIATGQVGKSAEHARALGYLRRCDPVVMNRFELLHVAKSELRALAEAGYRPPLRAKEIPVAGESAIATFKAHMVNLLEGGFISEHDFLVGSKVAQVLCGGELSPGSTVDEQWFLDLEREAFMELLATEKTQQRIESMLKTGRPLRN from the coding sequence ATGCCAATAGTTGCTGCCAAAAACATCCATATTCGCAAGGTGGCCGTGCTGGGCGCGGGTGTCATGGGCGCCCAAATCGCGGCCCATTTGGCCAATGCCCGCGTCGAGCCCTTGCTGTTCGAACTCGCTGCCAAGGAAGGCGATCCCAACGCCAACGCGCTCAAGGCGATCGACGGGCTGAGGAAGCTCGATCCGAGCCCCTTGGCCCTGCCCGCTTACGCCGACCGCATCCAGCCGGCCAACTACGACCAGCACCTGGAGTGGCTTCGCGAGTGCGACATCGTGATCGAGGCGATTTCAGAGCGCAGGGACTGGAAGGCGGATCTCTATCGCAAGGTGGCGCCGTACCTGTCCGAGCGCACCATCTTCACCACCAACACCTCTGGACTGTCGATCAACCAGCTGGCCGAAGCGCTGCCCCAGAACTTGCGGTCGCGCTTCTGCGGGGTGCACTTCTTCAACCCGCCGCGCTACATGCACCTGGTAGAGCTCATTCCCGCGCAAATGACGGATCCGGCGATCCTGGATGAGCTCGAGCGCTTCCTCGTCACCACCTTGGGCAAGGGGGTGATCCGGGCCAAGGACACCCCGAACTTCATCGCCAACCGGGTGGGGGTATTTTCGCTGCTCGCCACCATTCATCACGCCGAGCGGCTGGGCCTGCGCTTCGATCTGGTGGATAAGCTGACGGGTCCTCTGATCGGACGGCCCAAGAGCGCCACGTTCCGCACCGCCGACGTGGTGGGTCTGGACACCTTCGCCCATGTGGTCAGGACGATGCAGGAGACGCTGCCTGACGACCCGTGGCACCGGTACTACGAGATCCCCGTGTGGCTCAAGTCCCTCATCGACCAGGGCGCGCTGGGGCAGAAGGCAAAGCGGGGCGTGTACCAGAAAATCGGCCAAGCGATCCATGTCTTGGATCCAGAGCGCGGCGACTACGTGCCGGCCGACGCCGAGGCCGACGAGGAGGTGGTGCGGATCCTGAGAGGCAAGGACGTGGCGGAGAAGTTCGCCCGGCTGCGGGCGAGCAGCCATCCCCAGGCCCAGTTCATCTGGTCCATCTATCGCGATACTTGGCACTACTGCGCGGTGCACCTGGCGCAGATCGCGAACAACGCCCGGGACGTGGACCTGGCGATCCGCTGGGGCTTTGGATGGGACCGCGGTCCCTTCGAGCTCTGGCAGGCGGCCGGCTGGGGCCAGGTGGCCCGGTGGCTTAGCGAGGACATCGCCGCCGGAGGCACCATGGCGAGCGTTCCGCTCCCCGCCTGGGCGGCCGATCCGAGCCGCACCGGTGTGCATGCGCCCGAGGGTTCCTACTCTCCGAGCGCCAACGCCTACCAGGGGCGCTCGACCCTTGTCGTGTACAAGCGCCAGCCATTCCCGGACCGGCTGATCGGCGAGGAGGCGCGCTACGGGGAGACGATCTTTGAGACCGAGGCGGTGCGGTGCTGGCACACGGGGGACGACATCGCGATCCTGTCGTTTAAGACCAAAATGCACGCCATCGATGAGGACGTGCTGGAAGGAACGCTTCGGGCTATCGACGAGGCCGAGCGCCGCTTCATGGGGCTCATCATCTGGCAGACCGAGCCTCCCTTCTCGGTGGGCGCGAACCTGGCCCAGGTCTCGGACAGCATGAAGAACAAGGGTGAGCCGCCGTCCACGTTCGACAATCTGGTGAAGCGGCTCAAGCGGCAGGCCGCCTCCTTCGTCATGAAGGTGGCGCGCAGCCTCAACGTGGCCGACAAACTCCAGGCGGGCGTGCTGGCGCGGATCGAGAAGGTGGTGGAGCAATTCCAGGACACCACCCAGGCGCTCAAGTACTCCATGGTGCCGACGGTGGCGGCGGTGGACGGCCTGGCGCTAGGGGGCGGCTGCGAGTTCGTCATGCATTGCGACCGGGCCGTCGTTTCCCTGGAGAGCTACATCGGCCTGGTGGAGGCGGGCGTGGGACTGCTGCCCGCTGGCGGCGGGTGCAAGGAGTTCGCGCTGCGAGCTGTCCATCAAGCCCAGGGCGGCGATCTGTTCCCGTTCCTCAAGCGCGCCTTCGAGACCATCGCCACCGGCCAGGTGGGCAAGAGCGCCGAGCATGCGCGGGCGCTGGGTTACCTGCGCCGGTGCGACCCGGTGGTGATGAACCGTTTCGAGCTGCTGCACGTGGCGAAGAGCGAGCTGCGCGCGCTCGCCGAAGCAGGCTACCGGCCGCCGCTGCGGGCCAAGGAAATCCCCGTGGCCGGGGAGTCCGCCATCGCCACCTTCAAGGCCCACATGGTGAACCTCTTGGAGGGCGGATTCATTTCCGAGCACGACTTCCTGGTGGGGAGCAAGGTGGCCCAGGTGCTGTGCGGCGGGGAGTTGAGCCCGGGCAGCACGGTGGACGAGCAGTGGTTCCTGGACCTGGAACGGGAGGCGTTCATGGAGCTGCTCGCCACCGAGAAGACGCAACAGCGCATCGAGTCCATGCTCAAGACCGGAAGGCCTTTGCGCAACTGA
- a CDS encoding OmpP1/FadL family transporter: MWAALGVVGLLAGFSGGAAGAGFQLLEQNASGLGNAYAGTAAAAEDASTVFFNPAGMSALKGRDLAVSINAIRPSAKFSDRGSSTTGPVPLGSNPGGDAGDWSFAPALYYVHALSQDWTVGISVNAPFGLKTQYDPSWIGRFQAIKSELRTAAITPTLSYRINLSTSVGLGIRAQKAEAELTNATLAGIAQVEGDDWGYGVSLGLLHQPTPATRLGLAYQSQIEHKLEGDLRLAGTVTPVRAEVTLPDIVTFSIAHQLAPRWELLSDIAWTNWSKFKRLDIVRKSDGAIVSSTPENWEDSWRFALGVNYRYSQGWKLRAGVAYDQTPVRDDFRTARIPDERRFWVAIGVQYKPLPNSALDIGYAHLFVKDPSIHRTEPLAPAFTTMLRGEYDNKVDIVGVQLSHTF, encoded by the coding sequence ATGTGGGCAGCGCTGGGGGTGGTGGGACTCCTAGCGGGGTTCTCGGGAGGCGCTGCGGGCGCAGGATTCCAGCTTCTGGAACAAAACGCGAGCGGGCTGGGCAACGCCTACGCCGGTACGGCGGCAGCGGCCGAGGACGCAAGCACGGTTTTTTTCAATCCCGCGGGAATGAGCGCCCTGAAAGGGCGCGACCTCGCGGTATCGATCAACGCGATCCGACCCTCGGCGAAGTTCAGCGATCGCGGTTCCTCAACGACCGGGCCTGTCCCTTTGGGCAGCAACCCAGGCGGTGATGCTGGCGATTGGTCCTTTGCGCCGGCTTTGTATTACGTCCATGCCTTGAGCCAGGACTGGACCGTGGGGATCAGCGTCAACGCGCCGTTCGGCTTGAAGACGCAATACGACCCAAGCTGGATCGGCCGGTTCCAGGCAATCAAGTCAGAGTTGAGAACGGCTGCGATCACACCCACGCTGTCATACCGGATCAATTTGTCCACTTCTGTGGGGCTTGGAATCCGCGCCCAGAAGGCCGAGGCGGAGCTGACGAACGCGACGCTCGCTGGCATTGCCCAGGTCGAGGGTGATGATTGGGGGTATGGAGTCTCCTTGGGGCTCCTACACCAGCCCACGCCTGCAACCCGCCTGGGATTGGCGTACCAGTCTCAAATCGAGCACAAGTTGGAAGGCGATTTGAGGCTCGCCGGAACGGTGACCCCGGTGCGGGCGGAAGTCACGCTGCCTGATATCGTGACTTTCAGCATAGCGCACCAGCTTGCCCCGAGATGGGAGCTGCTTTCTGACATCGCGTGGACGAATTGGAGTAAGTTCAAACGGCTCGACATTGTCAGAAAGAGCGACGGCGCGATTGTCAGTTCCACCCCGGAGAACTGGGAGGACTCCTGGCGCTTCGCCCTGGGCGTGAACTATCGGTATAGCCAGGGGTGGAAGCTGCGTGCTGGCGTCGCTTACGATCAGACGCCGGTGCGGGATGACTTCCGCACCGCCCGTATCCCCGATGAGCGCCGGTTCTGGGTCGCGATCGGCGTACAGTACAAGCCGCTGCCGAATAGCGCGCTCGACATTGGCTATGCCCATCTATTCGTGAAAGATCCGTCCATCCACAGGACAGAACCCCTCGCGCCAGCGTTTACGACGATGCTCCGCGGCGAGTATGACAATAAGGTGGACATCGTCGGGGTTCAGTTGTCGCACACTTTTTAG
- a CDS encoding acyl-CoA thioesterase translates to MAKEQTETRTRLPEGREPVLRVVPMPSDANYVGDIFGGWIMSQVDIAGSIPAMRRARGRVATVAVNSFVFKQPVFVGDLVSLYAEVVRVGRTSITVDVQVYAQRNPAEEECVKVTEATLTYVAVDGERRPREVPPEEG, encoded by the coding sequence ATGGCAAAAGAGCAGACAGAGACGCGAACCCGGCTGCCGGAAGGGCGGGAACCGGTATTGCGGGTGGTACCCATGCCTTCGGACGCCAACTACGTCGGTGATATCTTCGGCGGGTGGATCATGTCCCAGGTGGATATCGCAGGAAGTATCCCGGCGATGCGTCGGGCTCGCGGGCGCGTGGCTACGGTGGCGGTGAACTCTTTCGTGTTCAAGCAGCCGGTGTTCGTCGGAGACCTGGTGAGCCTGTACGCGGAAGTGGTCCGGGTGGGGCGGACCTCCATCACCGTGGACGTGCAGGTCTACGCCCAGCGCAACCCGGCGGAGGAAGAGTGCGTCAAGGTCACCGAGGCCACCCTCACCTACGTGGCAGTGGACGGGGAGCGCCGTCCCCGGGAGGTGCCGCCGGAGGAGGGGTAG
- a CDS encoding AMP-dependent synthetase/ligase, which translates to MDRPAFANVDIIPLEEVATLDALFGARVARSGDAVAYREYDPQKGAWQDHTWAQMNAEVARWQAAMERDGLQPGDRVAVMLPNGTAWVKFDQAALGLGLVVVPLYTSDRPDNVAYVVRDSGAKLLLFDSVDQWQALSGIKDQFKDVVWLLCLRPFKGEAEDPRLVAVSDWLPDGAGPTKHLPTDPDALATIVYTSGTTGRPKGVMLSHRNILSNAAACLKTMEVTMQDLMLSFLPLSHTFERTVGYYLPIMSGTPVAYARSVQQLSEDFRLVRPTLIITVPRIFERVYAAIRQKLSQSPALRRKLFELAVDIGCARFEHAQGRGPLHPMNFLWPVLKRLVADKVLDRLGGRVRAAICGGAALSPEISRLFIGLGLPVLQGYGLTEASPVVTTNRLENNVPASVGLPLPGVEVRLGEKNALLVRGPNVMLGYWNNKEATRAILSDDGWLNTGDTARFDEAGRVYITGRLKDIIVLSTGEKVPPVDMEAAILRDCLFEQVMVFGEGRPYLCVLAVLNPDHWRQLACEVGLNPDSETDLRSRTVEEIVLRRIARQVKDFPGYAQIRRAAVFLEAWTVENGMLTPTMKVRRAKVLEQYQDIVATLYKGH; encoded by the coding sequence ATGGACAGGCCCGCATTCGCGAACGTGGACATCATTCCCCTGGAAGAAGTCGCGACCCTCGACGCGCTGTTTGGCGCACGGGTCGCCCGCTCCGGGGATGCCGTCGCGTACCGCGAGTACGACCCGCAGAAAGGAGCGTGGCAGGACCATACCTGGGCGCAGATGAACGCCGAGGTCGCCCGCTGGCAGGCAGCCATGGAGCGTGACGGCTTGCAGCCGGGCGACCGCGTCGCCGTCATGCTGCCCAATGGCACAGCGTGGGTGAAATTCGACCAAGCGGCGCTGGGACTCGGGCTGGTGGTGGTACCGCTCTACACTTCCGACCGCCCGGACAACGTGGCGTACGTGGTGCGGGACTCGGGCGCGAAGCTCCTGCTCTTCGACAGCGTTGATCAATGGCAGGCGTTGTCGGGGATCAAGGACCAGTTCAAGGATGTCGTGTGGTTGCTCTGCTTGAGGCCGTTCAAGGGCGAGGCGGAAGATCCGCGGCTTGTGGCCGTCAGCGACTGGCTTCCCGATGGGGCCGGGCCGACGAAGCACTTGCCGACCGACCCGGATGCGCTGGCCACCATCGTATATACCTCCGGCACCACGGGGCGGCCGAAGGGCGTGATGCTGAGCCACCGCAACATCCTCAGCAACGCCGCGGCGTGCCTCAAGACCATGGAGGTCACGATGCAGGACCTGATGCTCTCGTTCCTGCCGCTGTCCCACACCTTCGAGCGCACCGTGGGCTATTACTTGCCCATCATGTCTGGAACGCCGGTGGCATACGCCCGTTCGGTGCAGCAACTCTCCGAAGACTTCCGGCTCGTGCGCCCGACCTTGATCATCACGGTGCCACGCATCTTCGAGCGGGTCTACGCGGCGATCCGCCAGAAGCTCTCGCAGTCGCCCGCTCTGCGGCGCAAGCTGTTCGAGCTGGCGGTGGATATCGGCTGCGCGCGGTTCGAGCACGCGCAGGGACGCGGGCCCCTGCACCCGATGAACTTCCTGTGGCCGGTGCTCAAGCGCCTGGTGGCGGACAAGGTCCTGGACCGCCTGGGAGGACGCGTGCGAGCGGCCATCTGCGGCGGCGCGGCCCTTTCGCCCGAGATCTCGCGCTTGTTCATCGGCCTCGGTCTGCCGGTGCTGCAGGGCTACGGGCTTACCGAGGCGAGCCCCGTGGTGACCACCAACCGGCTGGAGAACAATGTGCCAGCAAGCGTGGGGCTGCCGCTGCCGGGGGTCGAGGTCAGGCTGGGGGAAAAGAATGCGCTCCTGGTACGCGGTCCCAACGTCATGCTGGGTTACTGGAACAACAAAGAGGCCACCCGGGCGATCCTGAGCGACGACGGATGGCTCAATACGGGCGATACCGCGCGCTTCGACGAAGCGGGGCGGGTGTACATCACAGGCCGGCTCAAGGACATCATCGTCCTGTCTACGGGCGAGAAAGTGCCCCCGGTGGACATGGAGGCCGCGATCCTACGCGATTGCCTGTTCGAGCAGGTCATGGTGTTCGGCGAAGGCCGTCCTTATCTTTGCGTGCTTGCGGTCCTGAACCCTGACCACTGGCGCCAGCTTGCGTGCGAGGTGGGGCTCAATCCGGATTCCGAGACGGATCTGCGCAGCCGGACGGTCGAGGAGATCGTGCTCCGGCGCATCGCGCGGCAAGTGAAGGATTTCCCGGGCTACGCGCAGATCCGGCGGGCTGCGGTGTTTCTCGAGGCATGGACGGTGGAAAACGGGATGCTTACCCCGACCATGAAAGTTCGCCGCGCCAAGGTGCTCGAGCAGTATCAGGACATTGTCGCCACTCTGTACAAGGGGCACTAA
- a CDS encoding acyl-CoA dehydrogenase, with amino-acid sequence MATAAWLIALVALAATLAFRGVSGVAWAGAALAAFIFSTLGGAAQWLVWLLALLALAAVSLNVTSLRRALVSDRLFGWFQRVLPQVSSTEQEALESGTVWWDGELFSGRPDWKKLLSTPKPQLSEEEKAFLEGPVEALCAMVDEWRVTHEWYDLPPHVWQFIKDKGFLGMIIPKQYGGLGFSAFAHSQVITKLASRSGTAAVTVMVPNSLGPAELLLNYGTEEQKTYYLPRLARGEEIPCFALTGPEAGSDASALPDFGIVCRGEHQGREVLGIRLTWEKRYITLGPVATLLGLAFRLYDPEHLLGDKEDIGITLALIPTRHPGVHIGRRHLPLNAAFQNGPNWGKDVFIPLDWVIGGRDCVGQGWRMLMECLAAGRSISLPASATGSAKLAARATSAYARVRVQFKTPIGRFEGVQEALARIAGNTYVMDAARMMTASAVDLGERPSVISAICKYHLTERGRQVINDAMDVHGGKGICLGPRNTLGRAYQHTPIGITVEGANILTRSMIIFGQGAIRCHPYVLKEIAATREADLEKARSAFDEALWGHIGFVLSNAVRSFVLGLTGGRGASAAGAPVLARYYQRLTRYSAALAFAADMAMLTLGGSLKRRERISARLGDVLSQLYLGSAVLKRYEDDGRPAEDLPLVRWGLEDILYRIEEALAGLIQNFPSRPLAWLLRVMTLPLGRRQAPPSDRLGREVVERVLAPGAVRDRLTDGIYLPKAPQEPMAQLERALAATIRAEVVEAKIRAAAKEGMFGSGRQEDQARLALERSVITREEFDALDEARALRREVIMVDDFPPDFGMAKKPEATAPPNTARQTA; translated from the coding sequence ATGGCAACGGCTGCCTGGCTCATTGCTCTCGTCGCCCTCGCCGCCACCCTGGCGTTTCGTGGCGTCTCCGGTGTCGCGTGGGCCGGAGCGGCGCTCGCCGCGTTCATCTTCAGCACGTTGGGGGGCGCTGCTCAATGGCTTGTATGGCTCCTTGCACTGCTGGCCCTCGCGGCCGTGTCCCTCAACGTGACGTCCCTGCGCCGAGCGTTGGTGAGTGACCGGCTGTTCGGCTGGTTCCAGCGGGTGTTGCCCCAGGTGTCTTCCACCGAGCAGGAAGCGCTGGAGTCGGGCACCGTGTGGTGGGACGGCGAGCTCTTCAGCGGACGGCCCGACTGGAAAAAGCTCCTGTCAACGCCCAAGCCCCAGCTTTCTGAGGAGGAAAAAGCGTTCCTGGAGGGACCGGTGGAGGCGCTGTGCGCCATGGTGGACGAGTGGCGCGTCACCCACGAGTGGTACGACCTCCCACCCCACGTGTGGCAGTTCATCAAGGACAAGGGCTTCCTGGGGATGATCATCCCCAAGCAATACGGCGGCCTGGGGTTTTCCGCGTTCGCCCACTCCCAGGTCATCACGAAGCTGGCGAGCCGCAGCGGCACCGCCGCTGTCACGGTCATGGTGCCCAACTCCCTGGGGCCGGCAGAGCTGCTCCTCAATTACGGTACTGAGGAACAAAAAACCTATTATCTGCCGCGCCTCGCCCGCGGCGAAGAGATTCCCTGCTTCGCGCTCACGGGGCCTGAGGCCGGCTCCGACGCGAGCGCCCTCCCCGACTTCGGGATCGTCTGCCGCGGCGAGCACCAGGGCCGGGAGGTGTTGGGCATCCGGCTCACTTGGGAAAAGCGCTACATTACCCTTGGCCCGGTGGCGACCCTGCTGGGCCTTGCCTTTCGCCTATACGATCCGGAGCATCTGCTTGGCGACAAGGAAGACATCGGCATCACCCTGGCCCTCATTCCCACGCGGCACCCGGGCGTCCACATCGGGCGCCGGCACCTGCCGCTCAACGCCGCGTTCCAAAACGGTCCCAACTGGGGCAAGGACGTGTTCATTCCCTTGGACTGGGTGATCGGCGGTCGTGACTGCGTGGGCCAGGGCTGGCGTATGCTCATGGAATGTCTGGCAGCCGGGCGTTCCATCTCGTTGCCGGCTTCCGCCACGGGCAGCGCCAAGCTCGCCGCCCGGGCAACCAGCGCCTATGCCCGGGTGCGGGTGCAGTTCAAGACCCCGATCGGGCGGTTCGAAGGGGTGCAAGAGGCGCTCGCCCGCATTGCCGGCAACACCTACGTGATGGACGCCGCGCGGATGATGACCGCGAGCGCGGTGGACCTGGGCGAGAGGCCGTCGGTGATTTCCGCCATCTGCAAGTACCACCTGACCGAGCGGGGACGCCAGGTCATCAACGACGCCATGGATGTGCACGGGGGCAAGGGCATCTGCCTCGGTCCCCGAAACACCCTGGGCCGAGCCTACCAGCACACTCCCATCGGCATCACGGTGGAGGGCGCCAATATCCTGACCCGCAGCATGATCATCTTCGGCCAGGGTGCCATCCGCTGCCATCCCTACGTGTTGAAGGAAATCGCGGCTACCCGCGAGGCCGATCTGGAGAAGGCGCGCTCGGCGTTCGATGAGGCGCTGTGGGGCCACATCGGCTTTGTCCTGTCCAACGCCGTGCGCAGCTTTGTGCTCGGTCTGACCGGTGGTCGTGGCGCCAGTGCAGCCGGCGCGCCGGTACTTGCCCGCTATTACCAGAGGCTCACCCGCTACTCGGCCGCTCTCGCCTTTGCCGCCGATATGGCGATGCTCACGCTGGGGGGTTCGCTCAAGCGCCGCGAGCGCATCTCGGCCCGCCTGGGCGACGTGCTAAGCCAGCTCTACCTGGGCTCTGCAGTGCTCAAACGCTACGAGGACGATGGTCGGCCAGCGGAAGACCTGCCGCTCGTGCGCTGGGGTTTGGAGGACATCCTCTACCGCATCGAGGAGGCGCTTGCCGGCTTGATCCAAAATTTCCCCAGCCGTCCGCTGGCGTGGCTGCTGCGCGTGATGACATTGCCTCTGGGGCGACGGCAGGCACCCCCAAGCGACCGGTTGGGCCGCGAAGTGGTTGAGCGGGTGCTCGCGCCCGGCGCAGTCCGGGATCGTCTCACTGACGGCATCTACTTGCCGAAGGCGCCCCAGGAGCCCATGGCCCAGCTCGAGCGGGCGCTCGCGGCGACCATTCGCGCCGAGGTGGTCGAAGCGAAGATACGGGCTGCAGCGAAGGAAGGAATGTTTGGTTCCGGGCGGCAGGAGGACCAGGCGAGGCTTGCCCTGGAGCGAAGCGTTATTACGCGGGAGGAGTTCGACGCACTGGATGAGGCTCGTGCCTTGAGGCGGGAGGTCATCATGGTGGACGACTTCCCGCCGGACTTCGGGATGGCCAAGAAGCCCGAGGCGACAGCTCCGCCCAATACAGCCAGGCAGACAGCATGA
- a CDS encoding TetR/AcrR family transcriptional regulator: MERAPDTKDRILDAAEALFMERGFVATSLRMITARAGVNLAAVNYHFGSKEELIKAVFSRRLGPLNQERVAILDQLEREAQGKPLAPEKILEAFLCASLRLSRDPLRGGAVFLRLLGQAFAEPAGYMRDFLPEQYREVVMRYKAAFARALPQLPEEELVWRLHFLFGAIAYSMAGHDALRLICSYSLEGSDQPETIIRHLIPFAVGGLTAPLPRPRVVEQPRAKRKRA, encoded by the coding sequence ATGGAGCGCGCCCCAGACACCAAGGACCGCATCCTGGACGCCGCCGAAGCGCTGTTCATGGAGCGGGGGTTTGTGGCGACCTCACTGCGGATGATTACGGCTCGGGCCGGCGTCAACCTCGCAGCGGTGAACTACCACTTCGGCTCCAAGGAGGAACTGATCAAAGCCGTATTCAGCCGGCGTCTCGGCCCCTTGAACCAGGAACGGGTGGCGATCCTGGATCAATTGGAGCGGGAGGCCCAGGGCAAGCCGCTCGCGCCGGAAAAGATTTTGGAGGCGTTCCTTTGCGCCTCCCTGCGACTTTCGCGGGACCCGCTGCGGGGGGGTGCGGTATTCCTTCGGCTGCTGGGGCAGGCCTTCGCCGAGCCCGCGGGGTACATGCGTGACTTCCTTCCGGAACAGTACCGGGAAGTGGTCATGCGCTACAAGGCGGCGTTTGCCCGGGCGCTGCCCCAGCTCCCCGAAGAGGAGCTGGTGTGGCGGCTGCACTTCCTGTTCGGGGCCATCGCCTACAGCATGGCGGGTCACGACGCCTTGCGCCTGATCTGCAGCTACTCGCTGGAAGGCAGCGATCAGCCCGAGACCATCATCCGGCACTTGATTCCTTTTGCGGTGGGGGGATTGACGGCGCCGCTGCCTCGGCCTCGGGTGGTGGAGCAGCCAAGGGCGAAGCGTAAGCGGGCCTAG